The stretch of DNA GCCTAATGTCATGGTAAGCGAGGTCGATCTGCGCGAGCTTGGGGTGGTCGATTTCAAAACCAAAGCGATCCTGATAGCGCTGCAACAACTGCCTTTTGATAATCCAGTCGATGTCCTTGTCCACCGCACTGAAGTCGCCGGTTTCAATTGCGTCCAACACCCGACCCCACAGCTCAACAACGCGTTCGAATTCCCGCTGCGGGGTTGCGGAAACTAGGTCAGTCCGGCTGACCAAACGATCTTGACGCTGTCCTAGCCAGTCCTTGGCTGCGGTATGGAAAGTGCGCTGGATCTCGAGCGCAGTGATCGTGCGGCCGTCGCGCAGTCGCACAACGGTGCCGCCGGTGGTATCCCTAGCGATCTCGCGGATCGACTCGATATCGTCTGCCAATTCGAGGTCTGGCAGTGCGACATCGGCCTCGATCATCTCCAAGACCAGTTCCGTCGCGCCGATTTTCAACGCGAAGGTGGGCTCGGCCATATTGGAGTCGCCGACGATGACATGCAGGCGCCGATACAAGTTGGAATCCGCGTGCGGCTCGTCACGGGTATTGATGATGGGGCGGGACCGAGTGGTTGCCGAGGACACCCCTTCCCACACGTGATCCGCACGTTGTGAAACGCAGTAACCCGCGCCATACTTCGTGCTGGCCGAACCAAGGAACGGGCGGTAAACCAACCCAGCGCCCACGATCAGTTGCCGGGTGATCAAAAACGGCATGAGTTGGCGCCCCAGCGTTCGCAACACTGCGCTACGGGAGACCAGATAGTTTTCGTGGCAACCGTAGGAGTTTCCTTGCGAGTCCACGTTGTTTTTGAACAGGAACACCTTCGCCGGCATACCCTGCTTGGCTAGCTGCTGCTCCGCCTGAACCGCTAAGTCATTCAGGATCACGTCTCCCGAGCGCTCGTAGTTGAGCAGTTGCGTAATGGAGTCGCATTCCGCGGTGGCGTATTCCGGGTGAGAGCCTACGTC from Corynebacterium epidermidicanis encodes:
- the pafA gene encoding Pup--protein ligase; its protein translation is MGEALLRRIKGIETEYGISCLFDDPSRKPWGPDDIARYVFRPVVAEYASSNVFTRNAARLYLDVGSHPEYATAECDSITQLLNYERSGDVILNDLAVQAEQQLAKQGMPAKVFLFKNNVDSQGNSYGCHENYLVSRSAVLRTLGRQLMPFLITRQLIVGAGLVYRPFLGSASTKYGAGYCVSQRADHVWEGVSSATTRSRPIINTRDEPHADSNLYRRLHVIVGDSNMAEPTFALKIGATELVLEMIEADVALPDLELADDIESIREIARDTTGGTVVRLRDGRTITALEIQRTFHTAAKDWLGQRQDRLVSRTDLVSATPQREFERVVELWGRVLDAIETGDFSAVDKDIDWIIKRQLLQRYQDRFGFEIDHPKLAQIDLAYHDIRPGRGLYSVLLNRGLINRWTTDEAIAESVDTPPASTRAHLRGRFLSAALEHQAPTTVDWTRLKVNRPEPKVVELVDPFAAVDERVDELIAYLAAHPRGEMP